Proteins encoded in a region of the Mercenaria mercenaria strain notata chromosome 1, MADL_Memer_1, whole genome shotgun sequence genome:
- the LOC123543976 gene encoding uncharacterized protein LOC123543976, which yields MNFKLVLALVLFACVWVTDACNRNNVNACSDDANCHIKSTDHHDRRKRSDQKNRTQYSITLQQDPCKFSTYDADDDGAITRAELQAVLGINEEANAFFADLDIMKDDEASVITPDEFFTMAPLIIAECSASEI from the exons ATG aatttcaaaCTTGTGCTAGCATTGGTTTTGTTTGCTTGCGTATGGGTTACGGATGCTTGTAACCGAAATAATGTAAATGCCTGTTCAGATGATGCTAATTGTCATATAAAAAGTACAGATCATCATGATAGGAGAAAAAGGAGTGATCAAAAG AACAGGACTCAATACAGCATCACGCTTCAACAAGACCCATGTAAATTCAGTACTTACGACGCCGACGACGACGGAGCAATCACTAGGGCCGAACTCCAGGCTGTACTCGGTATCAATGAGGAGGCTAACGCTTTCTTCGCAGACTTAGATATAATGAAAG ATGATGAAGCCTCGGTGATAACACCGGACGAATTCTTCACGATGGCACCTCTAATCATTGCTGAATGTTCCGCCTCTGAAATATAA